Proteins found in one Neurospora crassa OR74A linkage group II, whole genome shotgun sequence genomic segment:
- a CDS encoding type 1 phosphatase regulator ypi-1 encodes MTSVAQRQAQPAQPSTSQTAAPTRTQTETSSPAILRLRGAHSNGRSVQWRSDVVDNEGLGRKKSKVCCIYHRPKGVDESSDDSSSSSDSSSSSDSDSDPEPDQDKRITSGGGSSGRGHRHSHDHDHDGREGGCNHDHGRGRKHGNKGKKTERRPSPNAYEKMPKYKPKDGGAGPSNSETQGPGGSK; translated from the exons ATGACCTCCGTCGCCCAACGGCAAGCGCAGCCTGCGCAACCGTCCACCAGCCAAACCGCTGCCCCAACCCGAACCCAAACCGAGACCTCTTCTCCGGCCATCTTGCGACTTCGCGGCGCACACTCGAACGGGCGATCTGTACAATGGCGTAGCGATGTCGTTGACAACGAAGGTCTCGGCAGGAAGAAGTCCAAAG TCTGCTGCATCTACCACCGACCAAAAGGCGTAGACGAGTCCAGTGAcgattcttcttcttcctccgactcttcatcctcctccgatTCCGACTCGGACCCAGAACCTGACCAAGATAAACGAATCACATCCGGCGGTGGTAGTAGTGGCAGGGGCCACCGGCATTCCCATGATCATGACCATGATGGCCGGGAGGGTGGTTGTAACCACGACCATGGACGTGGGAGGAAACACGGcaataaaggaaagaagacgGAAAGGAGGCCGAGCCCAAATGCGTATGAGAAAATGCCCAAGTATAAGCCGAAGGATGGAGGGGCTGGGCCTTCGAATTCAGAGACGCAAGGTCCTGGGGGAAGTAAATGA
- the prm-3 gene encoding S-adenosylmethionine-dependent methyltransferase superfamily domain-containing protein: MAAQASTSAAQSEPRRNDYSSASDSGSDASSSSGDEDEWLDQDEEQEEAPAIISLLDDHVFPDVVSMLNYCKDKGLDFLAIRDRLNLDFYGLIKLINFIRSKVHEGVPLPAEITAADLEDDRYLKPVLDDDALILCLDDLPESSGTGAEASAAGTQKGADAPAVDELIQKNAELQAQLEQLSKQFSNYRLAVQQTLDQRWQADDDDKDAAKGKAAAAAAAAAPSGPAPEGPAAKEGASDYYFESYAHNDIHETMLKDTVRTEAYRDFIYQNKDLFAGKVVLDIGCGTGILSMFCAKAGAKQVIAVDRSEIIDKARENIYANGLSDVIVTLKGRIEEVILPVEKVDIIVSEWMGYCLLYEAMLNSVLWARDKYLAPQGLLVPSHGNMWIAPVSEQEYIAEYVDFWRDVYGFDMKVMQKGIYEDCRMEVRPAETVCGTPASFGLLDFHTVKVEDLVFTAKWQSAFDDKAESHDGFLVWWDVFFARNRVDESIKLDTKAQEWVAETAGKGGDKDARVAFTTGPFGEPTHWRQGLMLLDKNKVKETKPAPGKKIAGEIEYITAENHERGLNLRVTWAAEGEKEQTQTWLLH, encoded by the exons ATGGCCGCTCAAGCTTCAACTTCGGCGGCTCAGTCCGAACCCCGTCGTAACGACTATAGCTCCGCCTCTGACTCTGGCTCCgatgcctcttcttcttctggcgacgaggatgagTGGCTCGACCAAGACGAGGAGCAAGAGGAGGCCCCCGCTATCATCTCCTTGCTCGACGACCATGTCTTCCCCGACGTTGTCTCCATGCTGAACTACTGCAAGGATAAGGGTCTTGATTTCCTTGCCATTCGCGACCGTCTCAACTTGGATTTCTACGGCTTGATCAAACTTATCAACTTCA TCCGTTCCAAGGTTCACGAAGGCGTCCCTCTTCCCGCTGAGATCACTGCCGCCGATCTGGAGGATGACCGCTATCTCAAGCCCGTCCTTGATGACGACGCCTTGATTTTGTGCCTGGATGATCTCCCTGAGTCCAGCGGTACCGGCGCTGAGGCTTCTGCTGCCGGCACCCAGAAGGGCGCGGATGCGCCTGCTGTGGATGAGTTGATCCAAAAGAACGCCGAGCTCCAGGCTCAGCTCGAGCAGCTGTCCAAGCAGTTCTCCAATTACCGCCTTGCCGTCCAGCAGACCCTCGATCAGCGCTGGCAGgctgatgacgacgacaaggatgctgccaagggcaaggccgccgccgctgctgctgctgctgcgcctTCAGGTCCGGCCCCCGAGGGTCCTGCCGCCAAGGAGGGTGCTTCCGACTACTACTTCGAGTCATACGCGCACAACGACATCCACGAGACCATGCTCAAGGACACGGTCCGCACCGAAGCCTACCGCGACTTCATCTACCAGAACAAGGACCTCTTCGCCGGCAAGGTCGTCCTCGACATTGGCTGCGGCACGGGTATCCTGTCCATGTTCTGCGCCAAGGCGGGTGCGAAGCAGGTTATCGCCGTCGACCGCTCGGAAATCATCGACAAGGCGCGCGAGAACATTTACGCCAACGGGCTTTCGGACGTGATTGTTACCCTCAAGGGCCGCATCGAGGAGGTGATCCTCCCCGTCGAGAAGGTCGACATCATTGTGTCCGAGTGGATGGGCTACTGCTTGCTGTACGAGGCCATGCTCAACAGCGTTTTGTGGGCGCGCGACAAGTACCTGGCTCCCCAAGGTCTGCTCGTCCCCAGCCACGGCAACATGTGGATCGCGCCCGTGTCGGAACAGGAGTACATTGCCGAGTACGTTGACTTCTGGCGCGACGTGTACGGCTTCGACATGAAGGTGATGCAGAAGGGCATCTACGAGGATTGCCGGATGGAGGTTCGTCCCGCCGAGACCGTGTGCGGCACCCCGGCCTCGTTCGGGTTGTTGGATTTCCACACCGTCAAGGTCGAGGACCTCGTGTTCACGGCTAAGTGGCAGAGCGCCTTCGACGACAAGGCCGAGAGCCACGACGGCTTCCTCGTCTGGTGGGACGTTTTCTTTGCGCGCAACCGCGTCGACGAGTCCATCAAGCTGGACACCAAGGCGCAGGAGTGGGTGGCTGAGACGGCCGGCAAGGGCGGCGATAAGGACGCCCGGGTGGCGTTTACTACCGGACCGTTTGGTGAGCCTACCCATTGGCGACAGGGCCTGATGCTGTTGGACAAgaacaaggtcaaggagacGAAGCCGGCTCCTGGCAAGAAGATTGCAGGCGAGATTGAGTATATCACCGCCGAGAATCACGAGCGCGGATTGAACTTGAGGGTTACTTGGGCTGCCGAGGGTGAGAAGGAGCAGACTCAGACTTGGCTGTTGCACTAG
- the arg-12 gene encoding ornithine carbamoyltransferase, translated as MMSRATTRTIKSAVGQIQARSVSNSAASSTPRHLLSISQLSPAEFSKLVLNASAYKQATKAAFAAGPGQVPRTLDGKLKGRTVAMMFSKRSTRTRVSTEAAVALMGGHPMFLGKDDIQLGVNESLYDTSKVISSMTSCMVARVGPHSDVADLARDSSVPVINALSDDFHPLQAIADFQTIHEAFATKPAHEASLGLEGMKVAWVGDSNNVLFDMATACVMLGVDIAVASPAGYGIPDRMKQIILSVAEGVAKPGKLIETTVPEEAVKDADILVTDTWVSMGQEAETQRRLKAFAGFQITNELAKRGGAKPGWKFMHCLPRHPEEVDDEVFYGPQSLVFPEPKIGSGLPSLPLRLSSSTTVGYFEQKRYDKVSFGCILVLSTLRTS; from the exons atgaTGTCCCGGGCAACTACTCGCACCATCAAGTCCGCTGTCGGACAAATCCAGGCTCGCTCTGTGTCCAACAGCGCCGCCAGCAGTACCCCCCGCCATCTTCTCTCCATCAGCCAGCTTAGCCCTGCCGAGTTCTCCAAGCTTGTCCTCAATGCTTCTGCTTACAAGCAGGCCACCAAGGCCGCCTTCGCTGCTGGCCCCGGCCAGGTACCCCGCACTTTGGACGGCAAGCTAAAGGGACGGACCGTGGCCATGATGTTCAGCAAGCGAAGCACCAGGACCCGTGTCTCGACCGAGGCCGCTGTGGCCCTCATGGGCGGCCACCCCATGTTCCTCGGCAAGGATGACATCCAACTGGGT GTCAACGAGTCTCTCTATGACACTTCCAAGGTCATCTCCTCCATGACCTCGTGCATGGTAGCCCGCGTCGGTCCTCACTCCGACGTCGCCGACCTCGCCAGGGACTCATCGGTACCTGTCATCAACGCCCTGTCCGATGACTTCCACCCGCTCCAGGCCATTGCCGACTTCCAGACCATCCACGAGGCTTTTGCCACCAAGCCCGCCCACGAGGCCAGCCTCGGACTCGAGGGCATGAAGGTCGCCTGGGTCGGCGACTCTAACAACGTACTTTTCGACATGGCTACCGCCTGCGTCATGCTGGGCGTCGACATTGCCGTCGCCTCGCCCGCCGGCTACGGCATTCCCGACCGCATGAAGCAGATCATCCTCAGCGTCGCCGAGGGCGTTGCCAAGCCCGGCAAGCTGATCGAGACTACGGTCCCCGAGGAGGCTGTCAAGGACGCTGATATCTTGGTTACCGATACCTGGGTGTCCATGGGTCAGGAGGCCGAGACCCAGAGGCGTCTCAAGGCGTTTGCCGGCTTCCAGATAACCAACGAGCTGGCTAAGCGTGGCGGCGCGAAGCCCGGCTGGAAGTTCATGCACTGCCTTCCTAGGCACCctgaggaggttgatgacGAGGTTTTCTATGGTCCTCAGTCCTTGGTCTTCCCCGAGCCGAAAATAGGCTCTGGGCTGCCGTCT CTGCCCTTGAGGCTTTCGTCGTCAACAACGGTAGGATACTTTGAGCAGAAGCGATATGACAAGGTTTCTTTTGGTTGCATCTTGGTTCTATCCACTCTTCGTACATCGTAA
- the ilv-4 gene encoding acetolactate synthase small subunit, protein MASRGLVMSAPLRRISAKARDAAPVARQSLPAAIGVRYSSHSSSTSAIAYKAIRRRHAPLPAADAPPAWSSAQAAVSNILYETPSPSLAPPKRHILNCLVQNEPGVLSRVSGILAARGFNIDSLVVCNTEVDDLSRMTIVLTGQDGVVEQARRQLEDLVPVWAVLDYSKAALVQRELLLAKINILGPEYFEELLAHHREITAEATEGESGKLENGGEHSLEETAKDFHPSRLVASEALRHKHEHLKSITYFTHQFGGKVLDISTNSCIVEVSAKPVRIDSFLKLIAPFGILESARTGLMALPRSPLYEHGEETHVKEADDVVDASQLPPG, encoded by the exons ATGGCGTCTCGCGGCCTCGTGATGTCCGCGCCACTGCGCCGGATATCGGCGAAGGCAAGGGATGCCGCTCCCGTCGCCCGGCAGTCTCTTCCGGCGGCCATTGGCGTCCGGTACAGCTCCCACAGCAGCTCGACCTCTGCCATTGCCTACAAGGccatccgccgccgccatgcGCCTCTCCCCGCTGCCGACGCTCCTCCTGCCTGGTCGTCCGCCCAGGCCGCCGTTTCCAACATCCTCTACGAGACGCCCTCCCCCTCGCTCGCCCCTCCCAAGCGTCACATCCTGAACTGCTTGGTCCAGAACGAGCCTGGTGTGCTGTCGCGCGTCTCGGGTATCTTGGCCGCCAGAGGCTTCAACATCGACTCGCTCGTTGTTTGCAACACCGAGGTTGATGATCTCTCCCGCATGACCATTGTCCTGACCGGTCAGGACGGTGTCGTTGAGCAGGCGCGCAGGCAGTTGGAGGACTTGGTCCCCGTCTGGGCCGTTCTCGACTACAGCAAGGCCGCTCTCGTGCAGAGAGAGTTGCTCTTGGCCAAGATCAACATTCTCGGCCCCGAGTACTTTGAGGAACTTCTCGCTCACCACCGCGAGATCACCGCCGAGGCCACCGAGGGCGAATCTGGCAAGCTCGAGAATGGCGGCGAGCACAGCCTGGAGGAGACTGCCAAGGACTTCCACCCCAGCCGCTTGGTCGCCAGCGAGGCGTTGAGGCACAAGCATGAGCATCTCAAGAGCATCACATACTTCACCCACCAGTTCGGCGGCAAGGTATTGGATATTAGCACTAACAGCTGCATTGTCGAAGT CTCCGCGAAGCCCGTCAGAATCGACTCTTTCCTCAAGCTCATTGCCCCCTTCGGCATTCTTGAGTCCGCCCGTACTGGTCTCATGGCCCTGCCCCGCTCTCCTCTCTACGAGCACGGCGAGGAGACCCATGTGAAGGAGGCCGATGACGTTGTTGATGCTAGCCAGCTTCCCCCTGGTTAA
- a CDS encoding KH domain-containing protein, variant, producing MDDAERRSAKRSRFDQTEPEPKRVSRFDRRSRSPPARKSDSGRDRDRSPLSKPRDSATPDSTKPAVDPAAAAAAAAARIQAQLQARKGIQHVDVPPVRSAGTREGSVPANINGEMYISDGDFIKDIEVNDLRNRYLLTKGSTQKMIKDETGADVTTRGSYYPDKSMATPANPPLYLHVTSTTKEGLEKAVAKIEEMMKQELPQLVDERRFRRRDQEQVERDEYGRRKWPEERIPINLEPVPGFNLRAQVVGHGGAYVKHIQQETGCRVQIKGRGSGYIEASTGRESDDDMYLHVAGPDPKMVEKAKELCEDLMENVKQQYEEFKSRPPRQYNGPRDYRDREREPRGGDSYHGRGYNNNNSNNNNHRDHHHGGHHDNSHHSSYTNSPAPGGGPSVAPPTPTAPAAATTDYAAQYAQYYGGAAATDPYAAAGAADPYAAYGGYQAYVQLYQQWYAAQAGQVTPAAAATGVPGAPGASASPPPPPPTEAAPPPPPPPSSAAPPPPPPGAPPGMSGGYSAVPPPPGL from the exons ATGGACGACGCAGAACGTCGGAGCGCGAAGCGCTCTCGCTTTGACCAGACCGAGCCTGAACCCAAAAGAGTATCACGCTTCGACCGCCGGTCTCGTTCTCCTCCCGCGAGGAAGTCGGACTCCGGCCGGGATCGCGACCGCAGCCCTCTTTCCAAACCCCGTGATAGCGCGACTCCCGATTCCACAAAGCCAGCAGTTgaccctgctgctgccgctg ctgccgctgccgcccgTATTCAAGCCCAGCTACAGGCTCGGAAAGGAATCCAACATGTCGATGTCCCACCCGTTCGATCTGCCGGTACCAGAGAGGGCAGCGTCCCCGCGAATATCAATGGAGAGATGTACATTTCCGATGGAGACTTCATCAAGGATATCGAGGTCAACGATCTCCGTAACAGATATCTCTTGACAAAGGGTTCGACCCAGAAAATG ATCAAAGATGAGACTGGTGCCG ATGTCACCACTCGCGGTAGCTACTACCCCGACAAGAGCATGGCGACACCTGCG AACCCTCCGCTGTATTTGCATGTCACGAGCACGACCAAGGAAGGTTTGGAAAAGGCCGTCGCCAAAATCGAAGAAATGATGAAACAGGAACTTCCTCAACTCGTTGACGAACGTCGGTTCCGCCGCAGGGACCAGGAACAAGTCGAACGTGATGAATACGGTCGT CGCAAATGGCCGGAAGAGAGAATCCCCATCAATCTTGAACCCGTCCCAGGATTCAACCTCCGCGCCCAGGTGGTTGGTCATGGTGGCGCTTACGTCAAGCATATCCAACAGGAGACTGGCTGCCGAGTCCAAATCAAGGGCCGTGGCTCCGGTTACATCGAGGCATCAACAGGCCGCGAGAGTGACGACGACATGTATCTGCATGTCGCTGGTCCCGATCCTAAGATGGTAGAGAAAGCCAAGGAGCTTTGCGAGGATCTGATGGAGAACGTCAAACAACAGTATGAAGAGTTCAAGAGTCGTCCGCCCCGCCAGTACAACGGTCCTAGGGATTACCGTGATCGGGAGCGGGAGCCCAGAGGTGGCGACTCTTACCATGGGCGGggctacaacaacaacaacagcaacaacaacaaccacagaGATCACCATCATGGCGGGCACCACGACAACAGCCATCACAGCAGCTACACCAACTCGCCTGCTCCTGGTGGTGGCCCTTCGGTCGCGCCCCCTACTCCCACGGCTCCTGCAGCGGCCACGACGGATTATGCTGCCCAATATGCCCAATACTACGGCGGCGCTGCCGCTACTGACCCTTATGCTGCAGCTGGTGCGGCTGACCCATACGCCGCATATGGTGGCTATCAAGC CTACGTCCAACTGTATCAACAATGGTATGCCGCTCAGGCTGGACAGGTAactcctgctgctgcggctacTGGTGTCCCCGGTGCCCCCGGTGCTTCGgcatctcctccaccaccgcctcctaCTGAAGCAGCcccccctccgcctcctcccccatcgTCTGCtgcccctcccccacctccGCCCGGCGCTCCTCCCGGAATGTCTGGTGGCTATAGCGCG GTCCCCCCGCCCCCTGGCCTCTGA
- a CDS encoding DUF974 domain-containing protein, translating to MNHQRFPSHEVKEPHSVSLKVLRLSRPSLVPQFPLHPPVIPPSLTSPIAGTSPAALPQRHLPPLPASLAYSPLGPIKKHGEDAHEAEGTGGERTRDGYYNTEPFILSPIVNLPPSFGSAYVGETFSCTLCANHNAPPIGEGGTSVKKTIRDVKIEAEMQTPSGQTTKLVLGDTAGDDNAGSGSSTANADNDNVITGSNASGGEDSNNATEAKTETETVATLDLLPPSTTLQKILNFGLKEEGTHVLGVTVSYYEATETSGRTRAFRKMYQFICKPSLIVRTKAGPLPSLPPVKAGNGKRRRRWVLEAQLENCSEDAILLEKAQLAEVQRGLKWRDCNWAGIGVGVGQGESTMTGEGISQQSQDQSQGPPRRPFLQPGESEQLCFIIEEKGGGEGDRDEQGEEGEAFEVEEKNGRIDFGVMALAWRTEMGNRGSLLTLKLGTKHVKPR from the exons ATGAACCACCAACGATTCCCTTCGCATGAGGTCAAGGAGCCGCATTCAGTGTCGCTCAAGGTGTTGAG ATTATCCCGACCCTCGCTGGTGCCGCAATTCCCACTTCATCCTCCAGTGATTCCACCGTCCTTGACCTCTCCCATTGCCGGCACCTCGCCCGCAGCCCTTCCACAACGCCATTTACCACCCCTACCAGCATCGCTCGCGTATAGCCCGCTCGGTCCGATCAAGAAGCATGGAGAAGATGCCCACGAAGCTGAAGGCACAGGTGGCGAAAGGACAAGAGATGGATACTACAACACCGAGCCCTTCATCCTCTCTCCCATTGTCAACCTCCCACCCTCGTTCGGGTCTGCCTACGTAGGCGAGACGTTCAGCTGCACCCTATGCGCAAACCACAATGCTCCGCCAATCGGAGAGGGCGGCACCAGCGTGAAGAAGACGATCCGCGACGTCAAGATCGAAGCCGAGATGCAGACCCCTTCAGGGCAAACGACGAAACTAGTTCTGGGTGATACGGCAGGAGATGATAACGCCGGGTCAGGGTCATCAACAGCGAACGcggacaacgacaacgtcATCACCGGCAGTAACGCCAGCGGGGGCGAAGACAGTAACAACGCAACAGAGGCAAAAACAGAAACAGAAACAGTAGCAACCCTCGACCTCCTTCCACCCAGCACCACCCTCCAAAAGATCCTCAACTTCGGTctcaaagaggaaggaaccCACGTTCTGGGTGTCACGGTATCGTACTATGAGGCTACCGAGACCAGCGGGCGCACAAGGGCGTTTCGAAAGATGTACCAGTTCATCTGCAAGCCGTCACTGATTGTGAGAACGAAAGCCGGTCCTTTGCCTTCTTTGCCGCCTGTTAAAGCGGGGAatggaaagaggaggaggagatgggtgCTGGAAGCACAGCTGGAAAATTGCTCCGAGGATGCGATACTCCTGGAGAAGGCCCAGCTGGCAGAGGTGCAGAGGGGGTTAAAATGGAGGGATTGTAATTGGGCGGGGATAGGGGTAGGGGTAGGTCAGGGAGAATCAACAATGACCGGGGAAGGGATATCTCAGCAAAGTCAAGATCAAAGTCAAGGTCCTCCTAGACGACCGTTTTTGCAACCGGGGGAGTCGGAGCAGCTGTGCTTCATTATCGAGGAGAagggtggaggagaaggagaccgAGATGAacaaggggaagaaggagaggcgTTTGAGGTCGAAGAGAAGAATGGAAGAATAGATTTTGGAGTCATGGCGCTGGCGTGGAGGACGGAGATGGGTAATAGGGGGTCGTTGTTAACGTTGAAACTGGGCACTAAGCATGTCAAGCCTCGATGA